The following are from one region of the Centroberyx gerrardi isolate f3 chromosome 16, fCenGer3.hap1.cur.20231027, whole genome shotgun sequence genome:
- the LOC139919860 gene encoding putative monooxygenase p33MONOX, which yields MSSRQGDIPALESSTSSGLFSSLSSPIGITRRAFSYDEHLDAPMNSPPSDMNVNILWKDPVIPQRRFKTIAEEEESGGKLLTFETTAAAKSSVPVVKAKATSLMSSLMIKQTQENLQKFEHQAGLTDAGYCPHKGLTAEDTRFHRLPDGTLPKLRMPSGDFKEDRLTTSAQSTPSGTPSVTPCVTPSVTPSVTPCVSPHASPSVSRRSWFSPSPAHFLATPELSSPNPNIDMGGNEGGGGDRWSFFGTRSVVQKSPTDPGSETSTGFTLQSYFGLQKSSTMEGIKTQVNLKVEDPANFMPPKIEISGIEAKRAPPRPHKLKPRDMNVLTPSGF from the exons ATGTCGTCCAGACAGGGAGACATCCCAG CGCTGGAGTCTAGCACGTCGTCAGGACTCTTCAGTAGCTTGTCGTCTCCCATTGGAATAACTCGACGCGCCTTCAGCTATGACGAGCACCTGGATGCCCCCATGAACTCACCCCCCTCAGACATGAATGTCAATATCTTATGGAAGGACCCTGTCATCCCACAGCGGAGGTTCAAGACCATTGCAGAG GAAGAGGAGAGTGGTGGGAAGTTACTGACTTTTGAGACAACGGCGGCAGCCAAGTCCTCTGTCCCAGTGGTCAAAGCCAAAGCCACCTCTCTAATGAGCTCGCTCATGATTA AGCAGACCCAGGAGAACCTCCAGAAGTTCGAGCACCAGGCAGGGCTGACAGACGCTGGGTACTGTCCCCACAAGGGCCTCACCGCTGAGGACACCCGCTTTCACCGCCTGCCTGATGGCACACTGCCA AAGTTGAGAATGCCAAGCGGGGACTTCAAGGAGGACAGGCTTACGACATCAGCTCAATCCACCCCCAGTGGCACCCCTTCCGTCACCCCCTGCGTCACCCCCTCTGTCACCCCCAGTGTCACCCCCTGCGTTAGCCCCCACGCATCACCTTCAGTCAGTCGCAG GAGCTGGTTCAGCCCGAGTCCTGCGCACTTTCTTGCCACTCCGGAGCTCAGCAGTCCCAACCCCAACATAGACATGGGAGGAAacgaaggaggaggaggagacaggtgGAGCTTCTTTGGAACCCGGTCTGTGGTGCAGAAGTCCCCCACTGACCCTGGCTCTGAAACCAGCACAG GCTTCACGCTGCAGTCCTACTTCGGCCTGCAGAAGTCCAGCACCATGGAGGGCATCAAGACCCAGGTCAACCTCAAGGTGGAGGACCCTGCCAACTTCATGCCCCCCAAGATCGAGATCTCGGGCATCGAGGCCAAGCGGGCGCCCCCACGGCCACACAAACTCAAACCTCGGGACATGAATGTCCTGACACCTTCGGGCTTCTGA